A stretch of Gemmobacter fulvus DNA encodes these proteins:
- the mltG gene encoding endolytic transglycosylase MltG, translating to MWRSIASNALTLFIVLLVALAGLLAWGRQEFNGPGPLTEAICVKVEKGASLSEVSRTLEAQGAVSDARIFRIGADYSGKGQGLKFGSYLVPEGASMVQVLDVLTAGGASTCGREVNYRIGVAKAEIVLRELDPATNRYVEVVKFDPAAEAAPQPYVDATLAGDLRWQVTLAEGVTSWMVVESLKRADFLEGAVDAVPPEGSLAPDGYEVEKGGARAALLTAMQDKQTRILADLWASRVEGLPYDTPEEALIMASIVEKETGIAAERKQVASVFINRLRAGMRLQTDPTVIYGVTKGEGVLGRGLRQSELRRATPWNTYVIQGLPPTPIANPGRLSIEAALNPDVTEYLFFVADGSGGHAFAKTLAEHNENVARWRAIEAQQGTEGGGVQGQ from the coding sequence ATGTGGCGCTCCATCGCCTCGAACGCGCTGACGCTGTTCATTGTGCTGCTGGTGGCGCTGGCCGGGCTGCTGGCCTGGGGGCGGCAGGAGTTCAACGGACCGGGGCCCTTGACCGAGGCGATCTGCGTCAAGGTGGAGAAGGGCGCATCGCTGAGCGAAGTCAGCCGTACGCTTGAGGCGCAGGGGGCGGTGTCGGATGCGCGGATCTTCCGCATCGGGGCCGATTATTCGGGCAAGGGGCAGGGGCTGAAATTCGGCTCCTATCTGGTGCCGGAAGGCGCGTCGATGGTTCAGGTGCTGGATGTGCTGACGGCCGGGGGCGCATCGACCTGCGGGCGCGAGGTCAATTACCGGATTGGCGTGGCCAAGGCGGAAATCGTGCTGCGCGAGCTGGATCCGGCGACGAACCGCTATGTCGAGGTGGTGAAGTTCGATCCGGCGGCGGAAGCGGCCCCCCAGCCCTATGTCGATGCGACACTTGCCGGCGATCTGCGCTGGCAGGTGACGCTGGCCGAGGGCGTGACCAGCTGGATGGTGGTGGAAAGCCTGAAACGCGCCGATTTTCTGGAGGGCGCGGTGGATGCCGTGCCGCCGGAAGGCAGCCTCGCACCGGATGGCTATGAGGTTGAGAAGGGCGGCGCGCGGGCGGCCTTGCTGACTGCCATGCAGGACAAGCAGACCCGTATTCTGGCCGATCTCTGGGCCTCGCGCGTGGAGGGCCTGCCCTATGACACGCCGGAAGAGGCGCTGATCATGGCCTCGATCGTCGAGAAGGAAACCGGCATCGCGGCAGAACGCAAACAGGTGGCGAGTGTGTTCATCAACCGTCTGCGCGCCGGGATGCGGCTGCAAACGGACCCGACGGTGATCTATGGTGTGACCAAGGGCGAAGGTGTGCTGGGGCGCGGCTTGCGTCAGAGCGAACTTCGGCGCGCAACGCCCTGGAATACTTATGTCATTCAGGGATTGCCGCCGACACCGATTGCCAATCCGGGGCGGTTGAGCATCGAGGCGGCGCTGAACCCGGATGTGACCGAATATCTGTTCTTTGTGGCAGATGGCAGCGGCGGCCATGCGTTTGCAAAGACGCTGGCCGAGCATAACGAGAATGTTGCACGCTGGCGGGCCATCGAGGCGCAGCAGGGAACCGAAGGCGGCGGGGTGCAGGGTCAGTAA
- the fabF gene encoding beta-ketoacyl-ACP synthase II, whose product MRRVVVTGLGMVTPLACGVEETWKRLLDGQSGAGPITRFDASNVVTQYACEIPQGDGSDGTFNPDDWMEPKDRRKVDDFILYGMAAAVQAVRDAGWEPQDEEGRLRTGVMIGSGIGGLSSIAETAVLIKEKGPKRVSPFFIPGALINLISGQVSIRFGFKGPNHAVVTACSTGAHAIGDAARLIQWGDADVMIAGGAESPISEIGIAGFNACKALSTKRADDPAKASRPYDADRDGFVMGEGAGVVVLEEYEHAKARGAKIYAEVLGYGLSGDAYHITAPSEDGDGGFRSMQAALKRAGITPDQVDYINAHGTSTMADTIELGAVERLMGDAAAAATMSSTKSSIGHLLGAAGAVEAIFCVLAIRDQVAPPTINLDNPAVAPKLDLAPNAARKRKIDIALSNSFGFGGTNASLVLGRVRD is encoded by the coding sequence ATGCGTCGCGTTGTTGTCACGGGTCTTGGAATGGTCACGCCGCTGGCTTGTGGTGTGGAGGAGACCTGGAAGCGTCTGCTGGACGGGCAGTCGGGGGCGGGGCCGATCACGCGCTTTGACGCCTCGAACGTCGTGACGCAATATGCCTGCGAGATTCCGCAGGGCGACGGGTCCGACGGCACCTTCAATCCCGACGACTGGATGGAGCCGAAGGACCGCCGCAAGGTGGATGATTTCATACTTTACGGCATGGCGGCGGCAGTGCAGGCGGTGCGCGATGCGGGATGGGAGCCGCAGGACGAAGAAGGCCGGTTGCGCACCGGCGTGATGATCGGCTCGGGCATTGGCGGGTTGTCGTCGATTGCCGAAACCGCGGTTCTGATCAAGGAAAAAGGTCCGAAGCGGGTCAGCCCGTTCTTCATTCCGGGCGCGCTGATCAACCTGATTTCGGGGCAGGTTTCGATCCGCTTCGGCTTCAAGGGGCCGAACCATGCCGTCGTGACCGCCTGTTCCACCGGCGCCCATGCCATCGGCGATGCGGCGCGGCTGATCCAGTGGGGCGATGCCGATGTGATGATCGCAGGCGGCGCGGAAAGCCCGATTTCCGAGATCGGCATTGCCGGGTTCAATGCCTGCAAGGCGCTGTCGACCAAACGCGCCGATGATCCGGCCAAGGCCAGCCGTCCCTATGATGCCGACCGTGACGGCTTTGTCATGGGCGAGGGGGCCGGTGTCGTGGTGCTGGAAGAATACGAACATGCCAAGGCGCGCGGCGCAAAGATCTATGCCGAAGTGCTGGGCTATGGCCTGTCGGGGGACGCCTATCACATCACCGCGCCGAGCGAGGATGGCGATGGCGGCTTCCGGTCGATGCAGGCGGCGCTGAAACGGGCCGGGATCACGCCGGATCAGGTGGATTACATCAATGCGCATGGCACCTCGACCATGGCGGATACCATCGAGCTGGGCGCGGTGGAGCGGCTGATGGGCGATGCGGCGGCGGCGGCGACCATGTCGTCGACCAAATCGAGCATCGGGCATCTGTTGGGGGCTGCGGGCGCGGTTGAGGCGATCTTCTGCGTGCTGGCGATCCGCGATCAGGTGGCCCCGCCGACGATCAACCTCGACAATCCGGCGGTGGCCCCGAAACTGGATCTGGCCCCGAATGCCGCGCGCAAACGCAAGATCGACATTGCGCTGTCCAACAGCTTTGGCTTTGGCGGCACCAATGCCTCGCTGGTGCTGGGCCGGGTGCGCGACTGA
- a CDS encoding acyl carrier protein produces the protein MSDIADRVKKIVVEHLGVEEDKVTENASFIDDLGADSLDTVELVMAFEEEFGIEIPDDAAETIQTFGDAVKFISGAV, from the coding sequence ATGAGCGACATCGCTGATCGCGTGAAGAAGATCGTCGTCGAGCATCTCGGCGTCGAAGAGGACAAGGTGACCGAGAATGCCTCGTTCATCGACGACCTGGGCGCGGACAGCCTCGACACCGTCGAGCTGGTGATGGCCTTCGAAGAAGAATTCGGCATCGAGATCCCGGATGACGCTGCAGAAACCATCCAGACCTTCGGGGATGCGGTGAAGTTCATCTCCGGCGCAGTCTGA
- the fabG gene encoding 3-oxoacyl-[acyl-carrier-protein] reductase, whose translation MFDLSGKTALVTGASGGIGGEIARVLHGAGATVTLSGTRLAPLEALAAELGDRVHVLTCDLGNAESVEALPKAAIAAMGSVDVLVNNAGITRDNLFMRMSDDEWLSVLEVNLTSTFRLCRGVLRGMMKARWGRIVNISSIVGATGNPGQGNYAASKAGMVGMSKSLAAEVASRGITVNCVAPGFITTAMTDKLNDEQKGRILTQVPAGRMGEASEIAAAVLYLASPEAGYVTGTTLHVNGGMAML comes from the coding sequence ATGTTTGATCTGAGCGGCAAGACGGCACTGGTCACCGGGGCGTCAGGCGGCATTGGCGGCGAGATTGCGCGCGTGCTGCATGGCGCGGGGGCCACGGTGACCCTGTCGGGCACGCGGCTGGCCCCGTTGGAGGCGCTGGCGGCAGAGTTGGGCGACCGCGTGCATGTGCTGACCTGTGATCTGGGCAATGCCGAAAGCGTCGAGGCGCTGCCCAAGGCGGCGATTGCGGCGATGGGATCGGTGGATGTGCTGGTGAACAATGCGGGCATCACGCGCGACAATCTGTTCATGCGCATGTCGGATGACGAGTGGCTGTCGGTGCTGGAGGTCAATCTGACCTCGACCTTCCGGCTGTGCCGGGGCGTGCTGCGCGGCATGATGAAGGCGCGATGGGGGCGGATCGTCAATATCTCGTCCATCGTCGGGGCCACCGGCAATCCGGGGCAGGGCAATTACGCGGCGTCGAAGGCGGGCATGGTCGGCATGTCGAAAAGCCTTGCCGCCGAGGTGGCCAGCCGGGGAATCACGGTGAACTGTGTGGCACCGGGCTTCATCACCACGGCGATGACCGACAAGCTGAATGATGAGCAGAAGGGCCGCATCCTGACGCAGGTTCCGGCCGGGCGCATGGGCGAGGCCTCGGAGATCGCGGCGGCGGTGCTGTATCTGGCCAGCCCGGAAGCCGGCTATGTGACGGGCACGACGCTGCATGTGAATGGCGGTATGGCGATGCTGTAA
- the fabD gene encoding ACP S-malonyltransferase codes for MSRAFVFPGQGAQTIGMGRALAEAYPAAKAVFDEVDEALGEKLSALIWDGDIAELTLTQNAQPALMATSIAALRALESEGIGIESASFVAGHSLGEYSALCAAGALGLSDTARLLRIRGRAMQEAVPVGVGAMAALLGLDFEAATAVAAEAAQDEVCQAANDNDPAQVVVSGHKAAVERALEIAKARGAKRALLLPVSAPFHCALMQPAAHVMAEALAAVVVEKPVVPVVVNVRAEAVTEPDRIRDLLVAQVTGSVRWRESVLWMAGAGVTEFWEIGAGKALSGMIKRIAKDATTRAIGTPEDVIAAKG; via the coding sequence ATGAGCCGCGCATTCGTATTTCCCGGACAGGGAGCGCAGACCATCGGGATGGGCCGGGCCCTGGCCGAGGCCTATCCGGCGGCGAAAGCCGTGTTTGACGAGGTGGATGAGGCGCTGGGCGAAAAGCTGTCCGCCCTGATCTGGGACGGCGATATTGCCGAGCTGACGCTGACGCAGAACGCGCAGCCCGCGTTGATGGCGACCTCGATCGCGGCGCTGCGGGCGCTGGAGAGCGAAGGCATCGGCATCGAAAGCGCATCGTTCGTGGCCGGGCACAGCCTGGGCGAATACTCGGCCCTCTGTGCTGCGGGTGCGCTGGGCCTTTCGGATACGGCGCGTCTGCTGCGCATCCGCGGCCGGGCGATGCAGGAAGCGGTGCCGGTGGGCGTGGGCGCGATGGCCGCGCTGCTGGGCCTCGATTTCGAGGCGGCGACGGCGGTGGCCGCCGAGGCCGCGCAGGACGAAGTCTGTCAGGCCGCGAATGACAATGATCCGGCGCAGGTCGTGGTCTCCGGCCACAAGGCCGCTGTGGAGCGGGCTTTGGAGATTGCCAAGGCGCGCGGCGCGAAACGGGCGCTGCTGCTGCCGGTCAGCGCCCCGTTCCATTGCGCGCTGATGCAGCCAGCCGCGCATGTGATGGCCGAGGCGCTGGCCGCCGTGGTGGTGGAAAAGCCGGTGGTGCCGGTGGTGGTCAATGTTCGGGCCGAAGCGGTGACTGAGCCGGACCGCATCCGTGATCTGCTGGTGGCGCAGGTGACAGGCTCGGTCCGCTGGCGTGAAAGCGTGTTGTGGATGGCGGGCGCGGGCGTGACCGAGTTCTGGGAAATCGGGGCGGGCAAGGCGCTGTCGGGCATGATCAAGCGGATTGCCAAGGACGCCACCACACGCGCCATCGGCACGCCCGAGGATGTGATCGCGGCAAAGGGATGA
- a CDS encoding calcium-binding protein — protein MAVITDEADGIGRVLRGVAGETNSLAGLDGNDTLFGAELTDVILAGTGFDQIFGGGGADRVILEHDAFNGTGFGADRWIDFDAAELDRIDVSDTGQGSSSGGAIGIGEIETIKAMMFYVFTSGGTYVEIQWGTSRLSLEGVSNIADLGSSNFVFNQSTTADVFTLGSGNSILALSGGHDFVDGEAGNDTLFGEQGKDTVLGGSGNDMVFGGSGNDTLFGDAGADTINGGSGADEIVAGTGNDTILGGLGADRVKLSHDALTGAGHGTETWRDFALVQGDKVDVSNLGGAGLSTFNFGIGEMDTVLAMAAVAPSGGRGMNWGSTRIDLDTVTGLTAAMFTFNRTDIGQSVSFGAMGNIAAMALGDDTMNGGGGADTLFGEQGDDSLLGGSGGDALFGGSGNDGVAGGADADLLFGGTGADTLGGAAAADTLHGDSGRDVLFGGAADDVLSGGSEGDTLDGGAGGDTMTGGDGDDLYYVNQAPYPLDPFDSYDRCVELNGTAGGIDRVIVSAREYTLEANIENATVIAKIGGEYLGFGLPILLFGNEADNQLTGSTTQRSARQVIDGEGGDDTINGLGGLDELFGGKGADVIDGGSGNDLVMGGRGLDMLSGGLGRDTLSGDTDFDFVDGRLVDLTAPSEDRFVFDTAAGREDADLIADFDSRDFIMLDRSVFTSLTGDSGRAIARGNFVLGSEARDGNDFILYDADNGALWYDADGNGGGAKQLICNIYSGSRPEVREVPVSFTAPYGIEISYKFVAAAGIDNFDILLL, from the coding sequence ATGGCGGTGATCACGGATGAGGCCGACGGTATCGGGCGCGTGCTGCGGGGCGTGGCGGGCGAGACCAATAGCCTTGCCGGGCTTGATGGCAACGACACGCTGTTTGGCGCAGAGCTGACAGATGTCATTCTTGCGGGCACGGGGTTTGACCAGATCTTTGGCGGTGGCGGGGCGGATCGGGTGATCCTGGAACATGACGCCTTCAATGGCACAGGTTTCGGCGCCGACCGCTGGATCGACTTTGACGCCGCAGAGCTGGACCGGATCGACGTTTCGGACACCGGACAGGGATCAAGCAGCGGCGGGGCCATCGGTATTGGCGAGATCGAGACGATCAAGGCCATGATGTTTTATGTGTTCACCTCCGGCGGCACCTATGTCGAAATCCAGTGGGGCACCTCGCGGCTGTCGCTGGAGGGCGTGAGCAATATCGCGGATCTGGGCAGTTCCAACTTCGTGTTCAACCAGTCGACTACGGCGGATGTCTTTACCCTTGGCAGCGGCAACAGCATCCTCGCGCTGTCCGGGGGCCATGATTTTGTCGATGGCGAGGCGGGCAATGACACGCTGTTCGGCGAGCAGGGCAAGGATACCGTGCTGGGCGGCAGCGGGAATGACATGGTGTTTGGCGGATCGGGCAATGACACGCTGTTTGGCGATGCCGGGGCGGATACCATCAACGGCGGCAGCGGCGCGGATGAGATCGTGGCCGGAACGGGCAATGACACGATCCTTGGCGGCCTTGGGGCCGACCGGGTGAAGCTGAGCCATGATGCGCTGACCGGGGCCGGGCATGGCACCGAAACCTGGCGCGATTTCGCGCTGGTGCAGGGCGACAAGGTGGATGTGTCCAATCTGGGCGGGGCGGGCCTGTCGACCTTCAATTTCGGCATCGGCGAGATGGACACCGTGCTGGCCATGGCGGCGGTGGCCCCCTCGGGCGGGCGCGGCATGAACTGGGGCAGCACCCGGATCGACCTGGATACCGTGACCGGCCTGACCGCTGCCATGTTCACCTTCAACCGCACCGATATCGGACAGTCGGTCAGCTTTGGCGCGATGGGCAATATCGCGGCGATGGCCTTGGGCGATGACACGATGAACGGTGGCGGCGGCGCGGATACGCTGTTCGGCGAGCAGGGCGACGACAGCCTGCTGGGCGGCAGCGGCGGCGACGCGTTGTTTGGCGGCTCGGGCAATGACGGGGTGGCGGGCGGCGCGGATGCCGATCTGCTGTTCGGCGGCACCGGGGCCGATACGCTGGGGGGGGCGGCGGCGGCCGATACCCTGCATGGCGACTCGGGCCGCGACGTTCTGTTCGGCGGGGCTGCGGATGATGTGCTGTCGGGCGGCAGCGAGGGCGATACGCTGGACGGGGGCGCCGGTGGCGACACGATGACCGGCGGCGACGGCGACGACCTCTATTATGTCAATCAGGCACCCTATCCGCTGGATCCGTTTGACAGCTATGACCGCTGTGTAGAGCTGAACGGCACCGCAGGCGGTATTGACCGGGTGATCGTCAGCGCGCGGGAATATACGCTTGAGGCCAATATCGAAAACGCCACTGTCATCGCCAAGATCGGCGGCGAATACCTCGGCTTCGGTCTGCCGATCCTGCTGTTCGGCAATGAGGCCGACAATCAGCTGACCGGATCCACCACCCAGCGCAGCGCGCGGCAGGTGATCGACGGCGAAGGCGGCGATGATACGATCAATGGCCTTGGCGGCCTTGACGAGTTGTTTGGCGGCAAGGGCGCGGATGTGATCGACGGTGGATCGGGCAATGATCTGGTCATGGGCGGGCGCGGGCTGGACATGCTCTCGGGCGGTCTGGGCCGCGACACGCTGAGCGGAGATACCGATTTCGATTTTGTGGATGGGCGGCTGGTGGATCTGACCGCGCCCTCCGAGGACAGGTTTGTCTTCGATACCGCCGCCGGGCGCGAAGATGCGGATCTGATCGCCGATTTTGACAGCCGTGATTTCATCATGCTGGACAGATCGGTGTTCACCAGCCTGACCGGCGACAGCGGCCGGGCCATTGCACGCGGCAATTTCGTGCTGGGCAGCGAGGCGCGCGATGGGAATGACTTCATCCTGTATGACGCAGACAACGGGGCCCTGTGGTATGATGCGGATGGCAATGGCGGTGGGGCCAAGCAGTTGATCTGCAACATCTATAGCGGCAGCCGCCCGGAAGTGCGCGAAGTGCCGGTGTCATTCACCGCGCCGTATGGCATCGAGATCAGCTACAAGTTCGTCGCGGCGGCGGGGATCGACAATTTCGATATCCTGCTGCTGTGA
- the lon gene encoding endopeptidase La: MSEQHSPSYPVLPLRDIVVFPHMIVPLFVGREKSVRALEEVMAEDRQILLSSQIDPTVDDPQADGIYRAGVLANVLQLLKLPDGTVKVLVEGKARVKITEFLPNDSFFEARAEVLDETPGDQAVVDALLRGVAEEFERYAKIKKNIPEEALAAVSDTREPARLADLVAGHLGIDVALKQALLETLDVAERLEKVYGHMQGEMSVLQVEKKIKSRVKTQMERTQREYYLNEQMKAIQKELGDGEDGQNELNELEERIRKTDLSKEAREKAEGELKKLKSMSPMSAEATVVRNYLDWLLGVPWGVKSRTKKDLAAAQKVLDADHYGLEKVKERIVEYLAVQARSAKMKGPILCLVGPPGVGKTSLGRSVAKATGREFIRISLGGVRDESEIRGHRRTYIGSMPGKIIQALKKAKTTNPLILLDEIDKMGQDFRGDPASAMLEVLDPEQNATFVDHYLEVEYDLSNVMFLTTANSYNMPGPLLDRMEIISLAGYTEDEKREIAKGHLIQKQITNHALKKGEFTISDDALLEMIRTYTREAGVRNLEREIAKLARKAVTEIVKGKTKSVEIGPEQLEDYLGVKRYRYGLAEATDQVGVVTGLAWTSVGGDLLQIEALKLPGKGRMKTTGKLGDVMKESIEAASSYVRSISPDIGVKPPKFEAIDIHVHVPDGATPKDGPSAGLAMVTAIVSVLTGIPVRKDIAMTGEVTLRGNASAIGGLKEKLLAALRGGIKTVLIPQENEKDLAEIPENVKQGLQIIPVSHVREVLKLALVRAPEPVEWDEAAEEAAAAARKAGTDGQAGQTAH, from the coding sequence ATGAGCGAACAACATTCCCCCAGCTACCCTGTCCTGCCGCTGCGCGATATTGTGGTGTTTCCGCATATGATCGTGCCGCTGTTCGTAGGACGCGAGAAATCGGTCCGGGCGCTGGAAGAGGTGATGGCAGAAGATCGTCAGATCCTGCTGTCATCGCAGATCGACCCCACGGTGGATGATCCTCAGGCGGATGGCATCTATCGCGCGGGTGTGCTGGCCAATGTGCTGCAATTGCTGAAACTGCCCGATGGCACCGTCAAGGTGCTGGTCGAAGGCAAGGCGCGGGTGAAGATCACCGAATTCCTGCCCAATGACAGTTTCTTTGAGGCGCGGGCCGAGGTGCTGGACGAAACCCCGGGCGATCAGGCCGTGGTGGATGCCCTGCTGCGGGGCGTCGCCGAAGAGTTCGAGCGTTACGCCAAGATCAAGAAGAACATCCCCGAAGAGGCGCTGGCCGCCGTTTCGGACACGCGCGAACCGGCGCGGCTGGCCGATCTGGTGGCCGGGCATCTGGGCATTGACGTGGCGCTGAAACAGGCGCTGCTGGAAACGCTGGATGTGGCCGAGCGGCTGGAAAAGGTCTACGGCCACATGCAGGGCGAAATGTCCGTGCTTCAGGTCGAAAAGAAGATCAAGTCCCGCGTGAAAACGCAGATGGAGCGCACCCAGCGCGAATATTACCTGAATGAGCAGATGAAGGCCATTCAGAAGGAGCTGGGTGACGGCGAGGACGGCCAGAACGAGCTGAACGAGCTGGAAGAACGCATCCGCAAGACCGATCTGTCGAAAGAGGCGCGCGAAAAGGCGGAAGGCGAGCTGAAAAAGCTCAAATCCATGAGCCCGATGAGCGCCGAGGCAACGGTCGTGCGCAACTATCTCGACTGGCTGCTGGGCGTGCCATGGGGCGTCAAATCGCGCACCAAGAAAGATCTGGCCGCCGCACAGAAGGTTCTGGACGCCGATCACTATGGTCTGGAAAAAGTCAAGGAACGCATCGTCGAATATCTGGCGGTGCAGGCACGCTCGGCCAAGATGAAAGGTCCGATCCTCTGCCTCGTCGGCCCCCCCGGCGTGGGTAAAACCTCGCTTGGCCGGTCGGTCGCCAAGGCCACCGGGCGAGAATTCATCCGCATCAGCCTCGGCGGCGTGCGCGACGAATCGGAAATCCGGGGCCACCGCCGCACCTATATCGGCTCCATGCCCGGCAAGATCATTCAGGCGCTGAAAAAGGCGAAAACCACCAATCCGCTGATCCTGCTCGATGAGATCGACAAGATGGGCCAGGATTTCCGGGGAGACCCGGCCAGCGCCATGCTGGAGGTGCTGGACCCGGAACAGAACGCGACCTTCGTCGACCACTATCTTGAAGTGGAATACGATCTGTCGAACGTGATGTTCCTGACCACCGCCAACAGCTACAACATGCCTGGCCCGTTGCTGGACCGGATGGAGATCATTTCTCTGGCCGGCTACACCGAGGACGAAAAGCGCGAGATCGCCAAGGGTCACCTGATCCAGAAGCAGATCACCAACCACGCGCTGAAAAAAGGCGAGTTCACGATCAGCGACGACGCGCTGCTGGAAATGATCCGCACCTATACCCGCGAAGCGGGCGTGCGGAATCTGGAACGCGAGATTGCGAAACTCGCCCGCAAGGCGGTGACCGAGATCGTCAAGGGCAAGACCAAATCGGTCGAGATCGGCCCGGAGCAGCTTGAGGATTACCTCGGCGTGAAGCGCTACCGCTATGGCCTTGCCGAAGCGACCGATCAGGTCGGTGTGGTGACGGGTCTGGCCTGGACCAGCGTCGGCGGCGATCTGTTGCAGATCGAAGCGTTGAAACTGCCGGGCAAGGGCCGGATGAAGACCACCGGCAAGCTGGGCGATGTGATGAAGGAATCCATCGAGGCGGCGTCGAGCTATGTGCGGTCCATCAGCCCCGACATCGGGGTGAAACCGCCCAAGTTCGAGGCGATCGACATCCACGTCCACGTCCCCGACGGGGCCACGCCGAAAGACGGGCCTTCGGCCGGTCTGGCGATGGTGACGGCGATTGTCTCGGTGCTGACCGGCATCCCGGTGCGCAAGGACATTGCGATGACTGGCGAAGTGACGCTGCGCGGCAATGCCAGCGCCATCGGCGGCCTGAAAGAGAAACTTCTGGCGGCCCTGCGCGGCGGCATCAAGACGGTGCTGATCCCGCAGGAAAACGAGAAGGATCTGGCCGAGATCCCCGAGAATGTGAAGCAGGGCTTGCAGATCATTCCGGTGTCGCATGTGCGCGAGGTTCTGAAACTGGCTCTGGTGCGCGCACCCGAGCCGGTGGAATGGGACGAAGCCGCCGAAGAGGCCGCTGCGGCGGCACGCAAGGCGGGCACCGACGGGCAGGCAGGCCAGACCGCACACTGA
- a CDS encoding HU family DNA-binding protein: MATKPADAKAATSKARASRSPATKTASKTPGRPVAPKAEAPLVDTAIASAAPDLTVKATADVMKLKTLLDEVVKATGGKKKGVKEIVEATLAALGAALSKGHDLNLPPLGKAKVGRQKSNASNDGEMLVIKLKRGGTKQPGKNSVKKDVTEGLAEAEE, encoded by the coding sequence ATGGCCACCAAACCTGCGGATGCCAAGGCTGCAACATCCAAGGCACGCGCGTCGCGCAGCCCTGCCACCAAAACCGCCAGCAAGACACCGGGCCGCCCCGTCGCCCCCAAGGCAGAGGCCCCGCTGGTCGATACGGCCATCGCCTCGGCCGCGCCGGATCTGACGGTCAAGGCCACGGCAGATGTGATGAAGCTGAAAACCCTGCTGGACGAGGTCGTGAAAGCAACCGGCGGCAAGAAGAAGGGTGTCAAAGAGATTGTCGAGGCAACGCTGGCCGCGCTTGGTGCCGCGCTGTCCAAGGGGCATGACCTGAATCTGCCGCCGCTGGGCAAGGCCAAGGTCGGGCGTCAGAAAAGCAATGCCAGCAATGACGGTGAAATGCTGGTCATCAAGCTGAAGCGCGGCGGCACAAAACAGCCCGGTAAGAATTCTGTGAAAAAAGATGTCACAGAGGGGCTTGCAGAGGCCGAAGAGTAA